From Coffea arabica cultivar ET-39 chromosome 9c, Coffea Arabica ET-39 HiFi, whole genome shotgun sequence, one genomic window encodes:
- the LOC113708464 gene encoding uncharacterized protein: MPAWYNPQAVCAYHSGAPGHSTIDCKTLKHRIQDMVEAGEIVIRKRETQGSNVNRNPLPEHANTIGVILDDAEYVEQVEKLAREAEVFGITDQPFVIELSFEEDKKPFILDLTPTESETLEPVVIEFPKQEPVLSLQQVPWNYDEPAIQIGERSIAKKEVSVVTRSGRTASPFETTIPVQANNSEPPAKPTITEKETLDFLKRLQRSEYNVVEKLNKSPAQISMLDLLFSSDMHRDALIEVLTKAQIPKDISVDNFSHMVGSVLFTKQITFFDDELPVEGIGHNKTLYIVVRCNGKMLPKVLIDNGSALNICPWSTLEKLGLQDIKLRPSGTIVRGFDGAQREPIGEVDLVVEMGPSQFQITCQVMHFSSVYNVLLGRPWIHKSGAVPSSLHQLLKFVVNDKLITIFAEEYCLVITDS; the protein is encoded by the coding sequence ATGCCCGCCTGGTATAACCCGCAAGCTGTCTGTGCCTATCATTCAGGGGCCCCCGGACATTCAACTATTGATTGCAAGACCCTTAAGCATAGAATTCAAGACATGGTTGAAGCCGGAGAGATTGTAATCAGAAAAAGGGAGACACAAGGGTCGAATGTAAATAGGAACCCCTTGCCGGAACATGCTAATACCATTGGGGTCATTCTGGATGATGCGGAGTACGTGGAACAAGTCGAAAAATTGGCAAGggaagctgaagtgtttgggATCACAGACCAGCCATTTGTCATAGAGCTCTCATTCGAAGAGGATAAAAAGCCTTTTATCTTGGATCTCACGCCAACCGAGAGTGAGACTTTAGAGCCAGTAGTCATCGAATTCCCGAAGCAAGAACCTGTTTTAAGTCTGCAGCAAGTGCCATGGAATTATGATGAACCTGCCATACAGATTGGGGAGAGGTCAATTGCAAAGAAGGAAGTGTCAGTGGTTACTAGATCGGGGAGGACTGCCAGTCCGTTTGAAACTACCATTCCGGTTCAAGCAAATAACTCCGAGCCGCCTGCTaaaccaacaatcaccgagaaagaaACCTTGGATTTTCTTAAAAGGCTCCAGAGAAGCGAATACAATGTAGTCGAGAAGCTAAACAAGTCACCTGCTCAGATATCCATGTTGGACCTGCTCTTTTCATCAGATATGCATAGGGACGCGCTGATCGAAGTATTGACTAAAGCTCAAATTCCTAAGGATATTTCAGTTGATAATTTCTCACACATGGTTGGAAGTGTGTTATTTACCAAACAAATTACTTTTTTTGACGATGAATTGCCGGTggaaggcattggacataacaagACCCTATACATAGTTGTGAGGTGCAATGGAAAAATGCTGCCGAAAGTGTTGATTGACAATGGATCTGcgcttaatatctgtccttggagtaccttggaaaagctagggttgcaaGACATaaagctgaggccttcagggaccataGTTCGAGGGTTTGATGGAGCGCAAAGAGAGCCAATAGGGGAAGTGGATTTAGTCGTCGAGATGGGACCCTCCCAGTTTCAAATAACctgccaagtcatgcactttTCTAGTGTTTACAATGTTCTGCTTGGAAGGCCGTGGATTCATAAGTCTGGGGCTGTGCCTTCTTCATTACATCAATTGCTGAAATTCGTAGTAAATGACAAGCTGATAACTATCTTTGCCGAGGAGTATTGCCTTGTAATTACCGATTCTTAG